One Helianthus annuus cultivar XRQ/B chromosome 7, HanXRQr2.0-SUNRISE, whole genome shotgun sequence genomic region harbors:
- the LOC110886528 gene encoding potassium channel KAT3, translating to MREMSSETRSPVPLLYRRHSSEKIMNNLASVSSSLLPAFGTVVGGDSPPLRKYVIAPYDRRYRWWQAFLVLLVIYSAWSSPFELAFKKVATGSLLYVDLVVDFFFATDIIVTFFVAYLDKSTYLLVDEHKKIATRYVTHMMFPMDVASTLPFQTIYRILTGKLHRGDVFGFLNLLRLWRLRRVSELFSRLEKDTRFSYFMTRTIKLICVTLFAVHSAACFYYWIAAHHHISQDTWIGSIIENFEDRSIWLGYTYSMYWSIVTLTTVGYGDLHAVNTGEKVFNIFYMLFNIGLTSYLIGNMTNLIVHGAVRTFIMRDSINEILRYASKNRLPEGLKQQMLAHMQLKFKTAELQQEEVLEDLPKAIRSSIAQHLFRKTVEKTYLFKGISEDLSRQLVVDLKAEYFPPKVEVILQNEIPTDFYIIVSGGMEVMIHKNGTDQCLIKLGPMDMFGEIGVFFNIPQPFTVRSRKLSQVVRISHHRFKQLVQSLDEDKKRIMINFTEYLKELKKEVQDEMPFLAELLLDLNMEQTTPVNESENREPSNYTQEDREGTPTSVLINTLPMRVVIHGYHPHEGTTDSKRTGKLVHLPDSVEDLLNLAEKKFGKRGTTVLLADGSQVEDLNALRENDHLFIS from the exons GTGGTGGCAAGCATTTCTAGTGCTATTGGTTATATACTCAGCATGGTCATCCCCCTTTGAGCTAGCTTTCAAGAAGGTGGCTACAGGATCTCTCCTCTATGTCGATTTGGTTGTTGACTTCTTTTTTGCTACTGATATCATCGTAACTTTCTTCGTCGCGTATTTGGATAAATCAACATATCTGCTTGTTGATGAGCACAAGAAGATAGCCACAAG GTATGTCACACATATGATGTTCCCTATGGATGTGGCATCAACACTGCCATTTCAAACGATATACCGAATTTTGACCGGAAAGCTGCACCGTGGGGATGTTTTTGGGTTTCTTAACTTGTTAAGGCTTTGGCGGCTAAGGCGTGTTAGCGAGCTATTCTCAAG ACTAGAGAAAGATACACGCTTCAGCTACTTCATGACAAGAACCATCAAACTAATATGT GTAACGCTTTTTGCAGTGCACTCAGCTGCCTGCTTTTACTACTGGATAGCCGCTCATCATCATATCTCACAAGATACATGGATTGGATCTATAATTGAAAACTTTGAGGATAGAAGCATTTGGCTTGGATATACGTATTCGATGTATTGGTCAATTGTGACGCTTACAACAGTCGGCTATGGAGACTTGCATGCAGTAAATACAGGGGAGAAGGTGTTCAATATCTTCTACATGCTGTTCAACATCGGTCTCACTTCTTATCTAATTGGAAACATGACCAATCTAATCGTCCATGGTGCTGTCAGAACTTTTATCATG AGAGATTCGATCAATGAGATTTTAAGATACGCAAGCAAAAACAGACTTCCAGAAGGGTTGAAACAGCAGATGTTAGCTCACATGCAACTCAAGTTCAAGACAGCTGAGCTACAGCAAGAAGAAGTTCTGGAGGACCTACCTAAGGCGATTAGATCTAGCATTGCCCAGCATCTATTCCGAAAAACCGTCGAGAAGACTTATCTATTTAAAGGCATCTCAGAAGACCTTAGCAGACAATTG GTTGTAGACTTGAAAGCAGAATATTTCCCACCCAAGGTTGAAGTTATACTACAAAACGAGATACCAACAGATTTCTATATTATAGTATCTGGAGGAATG GAGGTGATGATACACAAAAATGGAACGGAtcag TGCTTGATCAAACTAGGCCCAATGGATATGTTTGGAGAAATTGGGGTGTTTTTCAACATCCCCCAACCTTTCACAGTGAGAAGCAGGAAACTTTCACAGGTGGTCCGAATTAGCCATCATCGTTTTAAGCAACTGGTGCAGTCGCTTGATGAAGATAAAAAGAGAATAATGATCAACTTCACAGAG TATCTTAAGGAATTAAAGAAGGAGGTGCAAGATGAAATGCCATTCTTGGCagagcttcttttggacttgAATATGGAG CAAACCACACCAGTTAACGAATCAGAAAACCGTGAACCATCCAATTATACTCAAGAAGATAGAGAAG GAACACCCACATCTGTGCTCATAAACACATTACCCATGAGGGTGGTAATCCATGGTTATCATCCACATGAGGGAACGACAGATAGCAAAAGGACAGGAAAACTTGTCCATCTGCCAGACTCAGTAGAAGACCTTCTGAACTTAGCAG AGAAGAAGTTCGGGAAAAGAGGAACTACAGTTCTCTTGGCTGATGGGTCTCAAGTGGAAGATCTTAATGCTTTAAGAGAGAATGACCACCTGTTTATATCTTGA